In the genome of Streptomyces sp. SAI-127, the window GCGCGCCCGGGACGCACTCTCCTGCAGGCGGTACGCCCAGGTCACGACCCGAGCGAAGCGCCCATCCGAGCGATCTGTCCGATGCCCATTGGGAGTTGGTCGAGCCGCTCCTTGCGGCTTGACCCCACGAACACCACGGCCGAGCCCTGAATTTCGGCAGCCCGCCCCAGCGCTACCTGCCCCATGACATCCCGAACTGGAACAAGGTCGAAGGCTACTTCGCCAAGTGGCAGTCCGACGGCATCTTCGTCCAACTTAACCGCCTGATCAAGGGGTTGGTGCGACAGCAGGAGGGCCAGAACGCCGAGCCGTCCGCCTGCGTGCTCGGGCGACGGCGGCTACCGCAAGCAACTCGTCGAGCATGCCGCCACCCTCCGCACCGACATGGAAATCGTCCAACGCTCCCCCGGAGACGCTGGGCCGCCGAACGGACTTACGGCTACCTCATGGCCCGCCGTCTCACCGGCGAGGCCACCATCTCCTGGCGCGACCCGACATCGCCGGACCAACTCCGCAGGCCGGAATGAAACAACGGGAGAAAGTAAACTCTCACGAAACCAAGCCGCCGCGGCGATCACCCCACGGTTCGTACGGCGAGCGGCCCCGCACCCTCTCAGCGGACGGGTCAACAGCTCGACGCGCCGGAGGCATCGGCCTGACCGTGGCCGATCGCGACCAGCGCGCGGTCCAGGACCTCCTGGACCTGGCCGAGCGCTGAGATCGTGGTCACCAGGCCCTGAGCTTGGTAGTGGTCGACGACCGGCGCCGTTTCACTGCGATAAACCTTCAGTCGCTTACGAACGGTTGTCTCGCGGTCGTCGTCGCGCTGGTACAGCTCACCGCCGCAGACGTCGCAGGCTCCTGCCACTTCGGGCGGGCTGTAGTCGACGTGGAAGATGTGTTCGCGGTCCTGACGGCACAACCGTCGTCCAGCGATCCGCCTGACCACCTGGGCCTCGGGAATCTCCAGGCCCAGCACGGCATCCAGCCTCGACTTCGAGTCCGCCAGGATGCCGTCCAGCGCCTCCGCCTGGGCAAGATTGCGGGGGAAGCCGTCCAGCAGGAATCCGCGCTCGGTGTCCGGACGGGCAAGGCGCTCTTTGATCACCCCGATGGTGACCTCGTCCGGTGCCAGAAGGCCGGCGCGTATGTGCGTGTGGGCGTTCTGCCCGAGCTCGGTGCCCTGGTCGATGTGCTCGCGGAACAGGTCACCGGTGGAGATGTGCTGGATCGACAGATGCGCGGCAAGGCGCACTGCCTGCGTGCCCTTGCCGGCTCCGGGCGGCCCGATCAGGAGGATGCGCATCGATGAGGTGTCCCTTCGTCATGCGTGGCCATCAAGCCGTCTCTGTGACACACGATTGCCGCGCAGTGATGTCATTGCCCATCCGGTAAGCCACCTCCTGGTGGTGGGGACAACCACACCATGGGGCATCGCAGCGTTGAGGTTGATACGCCGATCGGTCGAACAGAGCCAGGTCCAGGCCGAAAACGCTGGGCACGCTTCCGGCGGCAGATCAGGGTTTAGAAACACGTACTTTAGCTGTTCCTTGTCGACCAAGATTTTGCCGACATCGTAGCGGCGTGCCCGGTGTTTGTTCTTGGCACCGGGTGGGAGTCAGGGGCCTGCTCCTCGGGGTTTGGGCACACGGGTCGGGCAGGCGAGGTGAGCGCAATGTTCCTGAACCCCCGGCCGGGCCCGGGCGGGGGTGAGTCGGTCGGAGGTGGTGGGTTTCTCCCAGGGCCGGCATCCATGCGGTGCGGCCCTGACACCTCGTTGTGCCTGTCAGCCGGGCCAGGTTCCGGTCAGGCGGCGGGTGGCGGTGGCGCCACCACGGTCGACGACAGCTTTCACACCGGCGAAGATCGCTCCCTGCAGGACGGCTGCCGACACCACCTCGCGCCAGGTGCGGTGCTCGTCGGTGGCGTCGGGTGCGTCTTCTTCGTGTCCGAGCTGCTTCCAGATCTGCTTGAACAGTCCGCCGGCCAGGACGCCGCTGAGGGCGCCCATGGCCAGGCCGACCGGCTTGTAGGCAACCTTCGAGGCTTTCATCAGTGCCTCCGGGCGCGGCGGATGAGCAGCAGCGCGATGAGCGCGCCGGCCGCGGCGAGCAGCGGGGCCCGGTTGGCGCGGGCCGCCCGCATGCCCTGGTCGGCCTTCTCCCGCACTGGTTGCGGGGCCTTGTCCCGGGCGAGCTCGCCGAGGTGCGCGGCCTTGTCGTGGACCTGTGCGGTGGCTGCGGCGGCCTTGGCGCGTACCGGCTCGGGCGTCTTGTCCTGCACCGCGTGGGCGGCGTGCGCGGCCGTGTCCTTCAGCTGGGTCCTGACGTGTGTGGTCTTGGCGGCGACCTGCTGTTTGACGGCTGAGGACTTCTCCGCCGCGCGAGTCTTGACGTCGGTCCTGGCCGCGAGCGCCTCGACGGTCTCGCCGAGTTCCTCACGGGTCGCCTCGACCTGCTCCCGCAGTTCCTCCGGGGAAGGCGCTGCCTCGTCGCCCGGCTGCGACTTGTCCTGGGTCATCGCTGTGCCCTCTCCTTGATCTCGGCCACATCGGCCTTGACACTGTCCACCGTCCGCTCGGGCGTGGGCGGGGATGCCTTACTGACCTTCTGCTTGCCGAGCGCCGCCATCAGCGCGGTGACGGCCGCCAGCACGCCGGTGACGATCAGCGCCGCCACCCACACATCCATGGCGAGCGAGAGTGCGGCGATCACGGTGGCCACCAGGGCCTGCAGGGTGAGCACCGCCCCCAGGCCGGCGCCGCCGAACAGGCCGCCGCCCTTGCCGAACCGTTTGCCCTTCTCGGTCATCTCCGCCTGTGCCAGGCGCATCTCGTCGCGGACCAACTGCGACAGCTGCTGCGAGGCACGCTGGACCAGCTCGCTCACCGGTTCCTGCGCGCTGCTGCCCGGGCGGGCAGAGCCGTCTGCTGTCATGAGTGCTCACCTCTCCTTCGTTCTCGTCGAGCTGGCTGCCCGAGTACCCCGGCAGCCACGCATCACCGCTCGTCACAGCACCCGTCGCCATGGCAGTGGAGTGCACTCCGGGCCAGGGCGGCCACGGTGATCGCGATCGCGCCGTCGGCGGCCGCGTCGGTGGGGTTGTGCCCACCGCTGTGCCCCCTCCGCAGCCATCGCCGCCGATACCCCACACACGCGGCACCGGCGGCAGGCCACACCGGCCGACGGCGCCCGCGAAGCCAAACAGCGGTGGGGCTGTGCCCGGAAGGAAATGAGGGGCTGTCCGGGCGCTCATCACGTTCCTCGCCCGCCCGCGCGGCGTCGGCCGTACGGCCGCGGCACCCGCCGAGTGTGGCCGTCGCTGCGGAGAGGGCCCTCGGGGCCCGCCTCCTCAGTCGAGGCGGCGGTGGTCCTCCTCGTCCCACTTGCGGGTGTCGCGCGGCTCCACGTACGGCTCCTGTTCGGCCGGATGACCGCCCGCGACGGCGCGCCGGCGGTGCAGTTCGGCGTCGAATTCCAGGCCGAGCAGGATCGCCAGGTTGGTGATCCACAGCCACACCAGGAAGATGATCACTCCTGCGAAGGTGCCGTAGGTCTTGTTGTAGGAGGCGAAGTTCGCCACGTACAGGGCGAAACCGGCCGAGGCGATCATCCAGATCAGCAGCGCGAGGAAGCTGCCCGGGGTGATCCAGCGGAAGCCGCGCACCCGCGCGTTCGGCGTCGCCCAGTACAGGATCGCAATCATGACCGTGACCAGGAGGACCAGCACCGGCCACTTCGCGATCGACCACACGGTCAAGAACGTGTCCCCGACACCCAGCGCGGTGCCGACCTGGCGGGCCAGGCCGCCGGTGAACACCACGATCACCGCACTGATCACGGCCAGCACCATCAGCACCGCCGTCACGCCGACCCGGACGGGCAGCACCTTCCACACGGGACGGCCCTCCGGGATGTCGTAGACCGCATTCGCACTGCGGATGAACGCCGCGACATACCCGGACGCCGACCACACCGCGAGCACCAGACCCACGATCGCCATGATCGAACCAATGCCGGCGTTGCCCTGCATCTGCTTGACCGCGTTGCTGAGGACGTCCCGCGCCGCACCCGGGGCGAGCTTTTGGATGTTGTCCAGTACCTGCTGCGTCGCCGATTGCCCGACGATACCCAGCAGTGAGATCAGCGCCAAAAGCGCGGGGAACAGCGCCAGGATCCCGTAGTAGGTCAGTGCCGCCGCCCGGTCGGTCAGCTCGTCCTTCTTGAACTCCTTCATGGTGCCCTTGAGCACCGCCCCCCAGGAGCCCTTGGGCAGATCCGTCGGAGTGTCCGGCGCCTGCCGCTCCACCTGCTCATCCGGCCCGGGACCCGTCCCCCGCCCGACCCCGGCCTCCTGGCCGGGCGCCGCGGGGCCGCCGTGCCTTCCATGCTGTTTCAAAGTCCGTACCATTTCGCACGGGTAGCCGGGCGCGCAGGCTCCACACACACATTCATGACAAAACGGAAGATTTTTGGGCGTTTCGCCGAAGGCTGTGGCGGTGGTCGTGCCCTGCCCTGACCGCAGAAGGAAGAGCGCGCAAGACCGGAGGGGCGAGCAAGGGGGGCCCGGCAGGATGCCTCCCGCCGGCACCCTGGAGGGCGATGGCATCCTGCGCGGTGTGCCGCCGCGTCCGGCGGCGGCAGCGCGCTCGAGAGGTGAGGTACTGCTTCGTACTCAGTGACGGGTTCTGGTCGCCCGCCGATGGGTCGAGCGGATGAGGACGGAGGCCAGGGCAGCCAGGTCTGCCGCGCCAGCGGCGTCGTCCGGGTAACGCTTGGTCTGCAAGGGGCCGGCCTTATCCCAGCCGGACATACGTCCAGACAGGCCTTGGCCGCACGCGAGGCCAGGGGGACTCTCGGGTCAGCGCTCTCGCGCAGACAGCGCCCAAAGTCCCGCTGGGGGTGGGGTGTTAGTGCGTAGCGTTCCTGGCCACCGGCCACCCTTGGCGGAGGCGTCGCCCTGTCGGAACGGAACCTCAGGCATGCCAAGGACAAGCCGCTGCCACTCCGCCAGAAGCGCGCAGGTGAGGGGGCGCCTACGAGAAGCGTCTGCGCGCGACTGAGCCAGCGCCGCGAGCAATCGGTCGCCTCGAGCCGGATTCGAGTAGCGTCCCCCACACGGCGCCAGATACCGAGGCCGTCCACGGCCGCCTCAACCGGGGCCGGCGTCTCACCGACCGCGAAAGCCCAGTCGATCTGGTTTCTGACATGGCACCAGGCAGCCAAGGCGTCAGCGGTCACGGTAAGGCCGCTCACCGGTCAGGCCTACGGCGAGATCCTCTCCCACGGTATCGAACAAGGTCCGCGACGGTAGGGGGCGCCGTGAGGAGGTCGCCGCCGCCGTACCAGCCAGCCCTGCGCACACACCACCCGCCACCCAACAGCACTGAGCACGGGGAAGGACTTTTCGACCTTCCCAGGTCACAGCCCTCCTCCCCGTCAGCGCCACCCACTGCCGTACGACTAGGTGACGACAAATCACCTAGGCACTCACATCCCGCACTCTGAGCACCGGAAATCACGCATCTGCCTGCTGCGCGTGCCGGTTGAGCCGGCACGAGCAGCCGGCGTGGCGAGGTCACATCACGCGACGGCGGTCCCCTCGAGCTCGACCATCAG includes:
- a CDS encoding DUF4235 domain-containing protein is translated as MKASKVAYKPVGLAMGALSGVLAGGLFKQIWKQLGHEEDAPDATDEHRTWREVVSAAVLQGAIFAGVKAVVDRGGATATRRLTGTWPG
- a CDS encoding phage holin family protein, with the translated sequence MTADGSARPGSSAQEPVSELVQRASQQLSQLVRDEMRLAQAEMTEKGKRFGKGGGLFGGAGLGAVLTLQALVATVIAALSLAMDVWVAALIVTGVLAAVTALMAALGKQKVSKASPPTPERTVDSVKADVAEIKERAQR
- a CDS encoding YihY/virulence factor BrkB family protein, with product MVRTLKQHGRHGGPAAPGQEAGVGRGTGPGPDEQVERQAPDTPTDLPKGSWGAVLKGTMKEFKKDELTDRAAALTYYGILALFPALLALISLLGIVGQSATQQVLDNIQKLAPGAARDVLSNAVKQMQGNAGIGSIMAIVGLVLAVWSASGYVAAFIRSANAVYDIPEGRPVWKVLPVRVGVTAVLMVLAVISAVIVVFTGGLARQVGTALGVGDTFLTVWSIAKWPVLVLLVTVMIAILYWATPNARVRGFRWITPGSFLALLIWMIASAGFALYVANFASYNKTYGTFAGVIIFLVWLWITNLAILLGLEFDAELHRRRAVAGGHPAEQEPYVEPRDTRKWDEEDHRRLD
- a CDS encoding DUF3618 domain-containing protein, with protein sequence MTQDKSQPGDEAAPSPEELREQVEATREELGETVEALAARTDVKTRAAEKSSAVKQQVAAKTTHVRTQLKDTAAHAAHAVQDKTPEPVRAKAAAATAQVHDKAAHLGELARDKAPQPVREKADQGMRAARANRAPLLAAAGALIALLLIRRARRH
- a CDS encoding adenylate kinase; translated protein: MRILLIGPPGAGKGTQAVRLAAHLSIQHISTGDLFREHIDQGTELGQNAHTHIRAGLLAPDEVTIGVIKERLARPDTERGFLLDGFPRNLAQAEALDGILADSKSRLDAVLGLEIPEAQVVRRIAGRRLCRQDREHIFHVDYSPPEVAGACDVCGGELYQRDDDRETTVRKRLKVYRSETAPVVDHYQAQGLVTTISALGQVQEVLDRALVAIGHGQADASGASSC